Proteins encoded by one window of Elaeis guineensis isolate ETL-2024a chromosome 12, EG11, whole genome shotgun sequence:
- the LOC105055142 gene encoding uncharacterized protein At1g76070, whose amino-acid sequence MEKPTRAKATKIFSFLPKPTSFSIPHPPAYSPGRENPAKSKALHKTFSGPIISIIPVEARRKEKNGGGFDAQEPTSPKVSCIGQVKHKKPCRPKRSSPPRQERKPANFIIRKMFQRKARPGRRMDAAESSEGRPAVVGRAPSLGQMQRFTSGRETLRDFDWRKVEMKQEAATGDPEKCPSSDEESDEEHDVAIYHSAPLMVGGGVVGMEPRKEVNLWKRRTLAPPAPLQFK is encoded by the coding sequence ATGGAGAAACCAACTAGAGCAAAGGCCACCAAAATCTTCAGTTTCCTTCCAAAGCCAACCTCCTTCTCTATCCCTCACCCCCCTGCCTACAGCCCTGGCCGCGAGAATCCTGCGAAGTCGAAGGCTCTCCACAAGACCTTCTCGGGCCCTATCATATCGATCATCCCGGTGGAAGCTCGACGTAAGGAGAAGAATGGAGGTGGTTTTGATGCCCAAGAGCCGACCTCCCCGAAGGTTTCATGCATCGGCCAAGTCAAGCACAAGAAACCTTGCCGCCCGAAGCGGTCCTCGCCACCCCGACAGGAGAGGAAGCCGGCTAATTTTATCATCCGCAAGATGTTTCAACGCAAGGCGAGGCCAGGCCGGAGAATGGACGCGGCGGAGAGCAGCGAAGGGAGGCCGGCAGTCGTTGGTAGAGCGCCATCATTAGGCCAGATGCAGCGCTTCACGAGCGGGCGGGAGACGCTACGTGATTTCGATTGGAGGAAGGTGGAGATGAAGCAGGAGGCAGCTACCGGGGATCCAGAGAAGTGTCCTTCCTCCGACGAAGAGAGTGATGAGGAGCATGATGTGGCCATTTACCACTCTGCACCACTTATGGTGGGTGGTGGAGTGGTGGGTATGGAGCCAAGGAAGGAGGTGAACCTTTGGAAGAGAAGGACCTTGgctccccctgctcctcttcaatTCAAATGA
- the LOC105055141 gene encoding DNA-directed RNA polymerase II subunit RPB1 has translation MDMRFPYSPAEVAKVRCVQFGILSPDEIRQMSVVQIEHSETMERGKPKPGGLSDPRLGTIDRKMKCETCMANMAECPGHFGHLELAKPMFHIGFLKTVLAIMRCVCFNCSKILADEDDARFKQALKIRNPKHRLKRIYDACKTKKKCAGGDDIDVQAQQDSEEPIKKSRGGCGAQQPNITIDGMKMIAEYKAPKKKSDDQEQLPEPVERKQVLSAERVLSVLKRISDEDCLLLGLSPKYARPDWMILQVLPIPPPPVRPSVMMDTSSRSEDDLTHQLAMIIRHNENLRRQERNGAPAHIITEFAQLLQFHIATYFDNELPGQPRATQRSGRPIKSICSRLKAKEGRIRGNLMGKRVDFSARTVITPDPTINIDELGVPWSIALNLTYPETVTPYNIERLKELVEYGPHPPPGKTGAKYIIREDGQRLDLRYLKKSSDHHLELGYKVERHLMDGDYVLFNRQPSLHKMSIMGHRIKIMPYSTFRLNLSVTSPYNADFDGDEMNMHVPQSFETRAEVLELMMVPKCIVSPQSNRPVMGIVQDTLLGCRKITKRDTFIEKDVFMNILMWWEDFDGKIPAPAILKPRPLWTGKQVFNLIIPKQINLIRTSAWHSEAETGFITPGDTLVRIEKGELLSGTLCKKTLGTSTGSLIHVIWEEVGPDAARKFLGHTQWLVNYWLLQNGFSIGIGDTIADAATMEKINETISKAKNDVKELIKLAQEKQLEAEPGRTMMESFENRVNQVLNKARDDAGSSAQKSLSESNNLKAMVTAGSKGSFINISQMTACVGQQNVEGKRIPYGFIDRTLPHFTKDDYGPESRGFVENSYLRGLTPQEFFFHAMGGREGLIDTAVKTSETGYIQRRLVKAMEDIMVKYDGTVRNSLGDVIQFLYGEDGMDAVWIESQKLDSLKMKKSDFDRVFKYEIDDDNWNPSYMLPEHVEDLKTIREFRNVFDAEVQKLEADRYQLGTEIATTGDNTWPLPVNLKRLIWNAQKTFKIDLRRPSDMHPMEIVEAIDKLQERLKVVPGDDFLSMEAQKNATLFFNILLRSTFASKRVLKEYRLTREAFEWVIGEIESRFLQSLVAPGEMIGCIAAQSIGEPATQMTLNTFHYAGVSAKNVTLGVPRLREIINVAKKIKTPSLSVYLKPEVNKKKELAKNVQCALEYTTLRSVTHATEIWYDPDPMSTIIEEDVEFVKSYYEMPDEDIAPEKISPWLLRIELNREMMVDKKLSMADIAEKINHEFADDLTCIFNDDNADKLILRIRIMNDEAPKGELQDESAEDDVFLKRIESNMLTEMALRGIPDINKVFIKSGKVNRFDENEGFKADVEWMLDTEGVNLLAVMCHEDVDATRTTSNHLIEVIEVLGIEAVRRSLLDELRVVISFDGSYVNYRHLAILCDTMTYRGHLMAITRHGINRNDTGPMMRCSFEETVDILLDAAVFAETDHLRGVTENIMLGQLAPIGTGDCALYLNDQMLQQAIELQLPSYMEGLEFGMTPSRSPISGTPYHEGMMSPSYLLSPNVRSSPITDAQFSPYVGGMTFSPSSSPGYSPSSPGYSPSSPGYSPTSPGYSPTSPGYSPTSPGYSPTSPTYSPSSPGYSPTSPAYSPTSPSYSPTSPSYSPTSPSYSPTSPTYSPTSPSYSPTSPSYSPTSPSYSPTSPVYSPTSPAYSPTSPAYSPTSPSYSPTSPSYSPTSPSYSPTSPSYSPTSPAYSPTSPGYSPTSPSYSPTSPSYSPTSPSYNPPSAKYSPSLAYSPSSPRLSPSSPYSQSSPNYSPTSPSYSSTSPSYSPPSPTYSPTSPYNSGPGPDYSPSSPQYSPSAGYSPTAPGYSPSSTSQYTPQMSNKDEESTR, from the exons ATGGACATGCGCTTCCCCTACTCGCCGGCGGAGGTCGCCAAGGTCCGTTGCGTCCAGTTCGGCATCCTCAGCCCCGATGAGATC CGGCAAATGTCGGTGGTGCAGATCGAGCACAGCGAGACGATGGAACGGGGAAAGCCGAAGCCCGGGGGGCTAAGCGACCCCCGGCTCGGGACCATCGATCGGAAGATGAAGTGCGAGACTTGCATGGCCAACATGGCCGAGTGCCCCGGCCACTTCGGCCATCTCGAGCTCGCGAAGCCTATGTTTCATATTGGATTTCTCAAGACTGTGCTTGCTATCATGCGGTGCGTCTGCTTCAATTGCTCCAAGATCCTCGCCGATGAG GATGATGCTCGATTCAAACAAGCTTTGAAAATTAGAAACCCAAAGCATAGGTTGAAAAGAATTTATGATGCCTGCAAAACCAAGAAGAAATGTGCTGGTGGTGATGATATTGACGTCCAGGCTCAACAAGATTCAGAAGAACCAATAAAGAAGAGCCGAGGTGGTTGTGGTGCTCAACAGCCAAATATTACCATAGATGGGATGAAAATGATTGCAGAATACAAAGCTCCAAAGAAGAAATCTGATGACCAAGAACAGCTTCCTGAACCTGTTGAAAGAAAGCAAGTCCTTTCTGCAGAGAGG GTTCTTAGCGTTCTTAAGCGGATAAGTGATGAGGACTGTCTGTTATTGGGTTTGAGCCCTAAATATGCCCGTCCAGATTGGATGATATTACAAGTTCTTCCAATTCCCCCACCTCCAGTAAGACCCTCTGTGATGATGGATACCTCTTCTAGGAGTGAG GATGATCTGACTCATCAACTGGCTATGATAATCAGACATAATGAGAATTTGAGGCGGCAAGAGAGGAATGGAGCTCCAGCTCACATCATCACAGAGTTTGCCCAGTTATTGCAATTCCACATTGCAACATATTTTGATAACGAGCTTCCTGGTCAGCCAAGG GCTACGCAGCGATCTGGACGACCCATCAAATCCATATGCAGTAGACTTAAGGCCAAAGAAGGTCGAATTAGAGGTAACTTGATGGGGAAGCGTGTTGATTTTTCAGCACGAACAGTCATCACTCCTGACCCAACAATAAACATTGATGAGCTGGGAGTGCCATGGAGCATAGCTCTGAATCTAACATACCCAGAAACTGTGACTCCATATAACATTGAAAG ACTGAAAGAACTTGTGGAATATGGGCCGCATCCTCCCCCTGGTAAGACTGGTGCAAAATACATTATAAGGGAAGATGGGCAGAGGCTTGATCTTCGCTACTTGAAGAAAAGTAGTGATCACCATCTGGAGCTTGGATACAAG GTGGAGCGACACTTGATGGATGGGGATTATGTTCTTTTCAATCGGCAGCCTAGTCTTCATAAAATGTCCATCATGGGTCACCGAATTAAAATCATGCCATACTCGACTTTTCGCTTAAACTTGTCTGTGACTTCTCCATACAATGCTGATTTTGATGGTGATGAGATGAACATGCATGTTCCCCAATCATTTGAGACTAGAGCAGAAGTTTTGGAACTAATGATGGTACCTAAATGCATTGTCTCACCTCAATCTAATCGGCCTGTTATGGGCATTGTCCAGGATACACTGCTAGGATGTCGGAAGATTACTAAAAGAGATACATTTATAGAAAAG GATGTTTTTATGAACATTTTGATGTGGTGGGAAGATTTTGATGGGAAGATACCTGCTCCAGCCATTTTGAAACCTAGGCCTCTATGGACTGGAAAACAGGTGTTCAACCTTATCATTCCAAAGCAAATAAATCTTATCAGGACTTCAGCATGGCACTCCGAAGCAGAAACAGGATTTATCACTCCAGGGGATACTTTAGTTCGAATAGAGAAAGGGGAGCTTCTATCGGGCACCCTTTGCAAAAAAACTCTTGGAACATCTACTGGAAGTCTTATCCATGTGATCTG GGAAGAGGTTGGTCCAGATGCAGCTCGCAAGTTTTTGGGCCATACACAGTGGCTCGTAAACTATTGGCTTTTGCAGAATGGTTTTAGTATTGGAATTGGGGATACAATCGCAGATGCAGCAACCATGGAGAAAATTAATGAAACAATATCAAAAGCTAAAAATGATGTTAAAGAACTTATCAAGCTGGCACAAGAAAAGCAGTTGGAAGCTGAGCCTGGGAGAACTATGATGGAATCATTTGAGAACAGAGTAAACCAG GTGTTGAATAAGGCTCGTGATGATGCAGGGAGTAGTGCTCAGAAGAGCTTATCTGAGAGTAACAATCTGAAGGCAATGGTTACTGCAGGATCAAAGGGTAGTTTTATTAACATTTCTCAGATGACTGCTTGTGTGGGACAGCAGAATGTTGAGGGCAAACGGATTCCTTATGGGTTCATTGATCGAACATTACCTCACTTCACAAAAGATGACTATGGGCCTGAAAGTCGTGGTTTTGTGGAGAACTCCTACCTTCGTGGGTTAACACCACAGGAATTCTTCTTCCATGCTATGGGTGGTAGGGAAGGTTTAATCGATACTGCTGTGAAAACTTCTGAGACGGGATATATTCAGCGGcgccttgtgaaggctatggaGGACATTATGGTCAAATATGATGGTACTGTTAGAAATTCTCTTGGGGATGTCATACAGTTCCTATATGGAGAGGATGGTATGGACGCTGTTTGGATTGAATCACAGAAGTTGGATTCCTTGAAgatgaaaaaatcagattttgacagGGTTTTTAAGTATGAGATTGATGACGACAATTGGAACCCTAGCTACATGTTACCGGAGCATGTTGAGGATCTGAAAACCATCCGTGAGTTCAGAAATGTGTTTGATGCTGAGGTTCAGAAATTAGAAGCAGATCGTTACCAGCTTGGTACAGAAATTGCGACTACTGGTGATAATACGTGGCCTTTGCCTGTTAACCTCAAGAGACTAATCTGGAATGCACAGAAGACATTTAAGATTGATTTGAGAAGGCCATCAGATATGCATCCAATGGAGATTGTAGAAGCTATTGATAAGCTTCAAGAAAGGCTGAAAGTTGTCCCTGGTGATGATTTTCTTAGCATGGAAGCTCAGAAAAATGCAACTTTGTTTTTCAATATCTTACTTCGTAGCACATTTGCCAGCAAGCGGGTGTTGAAAGAGTATAGGCTCACTCGCGAAGCATTTGAGTGGGTTATTGGTGAAATCGAGTCCCGTTTCCTGCAGTCACTTGTAGCACCAGGTGAGATGATTGGTTGCATAGCTGCCCAATCCATTGGTGAACCAGCAACTCAGATGACCCTGAATACTTTCCACTATGCTGGTGTTAGTGCAAAGAATGTTACTCTTGGTGTTCCCAGGTTGAGGGAAATTATTAATGTTGCCAAGAAAATCAAGACTCCTTCTCTGTCTGTTTACTTGAAGCCTGAAGTCAACAAAAAGAAAGAACTGGCCAAGAATGTTCAGTGTGCTTTGGAGTACACTACATTGCGAAGTGTAACACATGCAACCGAGATATGGTATGATCCCGACCCTATGAGCACTATTATTGAAGAAGATGTTGAATTTGTCAAGTCATATTATGAAATGCCAGATGAAGATATTGCCCCAGAAAAGATATCTCCTTGGCTGCTTCGTATTGAACTGAATCGTGAGATGATGGTTGATAAGAAGCTGAGCATGGCAGACATTGCAGAAAAGATTAATCATGAGTTTGCCGATGATCTAACATGTATCTTCAATGATGATAATGCTGACAAACTCATACTTCGGATCCGCATCATGAATGACGAAGCTCCCAAGGGGGAATTGCAAGACGAATCTGCTGAAGATGATGTTTTCCTCAAAAGGATTGAAAGTAACATGTTGACAGAAATGGCTCTTCGAGGCATTCCTGATATAAACAAGGTTTTTATCAAATCAGGAAAAGTTAACAGATTTGATGAGAATGAAGGGTTCAAAGCAGATGTGGAGTGGATGCTTGACACAGAAGGTGTCAATCTGTTGGCTGTTATGTGTCATGAAGACGTTGATGCCACTAGGACAACAAGTAACCACTTGATCGAAGTGATTGAAGTTCTTGGAATCGAGGCTGTTCGACGCTCTCTTCTGGATGAGTTGCGCGTGGTTATATCTTTTGATGGATCTTATGTCAACTACCGGCATTTGGCTATTCTTTGCGATACAATGACCTATAGAGGTCACTTAATGGCCATCACCCGGCATGGCATCAATCGTAATGATACTGGTCCAATGATGAGATGTTCATTCGAGGAGACTGTCGACATACTTCTTGATGCAGCTGTATTTGCTGAAACAGACCACCTTAGGGGTGTTACTGAGAACATTATGCTTGGTCAGCTTGCTCCGATTGGTACAGGAGACTGTGCATTGTATTTGAATGATCAGATGTTGCAACAGGCAATTGAACTTCAGCTTCCTAGTTACATGGAGGGTTTGGAGTTCGGGATGACACCTTCACGATCGCCCATCTCAGGGACGCCATATCATGAAGGGATGATGTCACCTAGTTATTTGCTGAGCCCAAATGTTCGCTCTTCGCCAATTACAGATGCGCAATTTTCTCCTTATGTTGGTGGGATGACTTTTTCTCCCAGTTCTTCACCCGGCTACAGCCCATCATCTCCTGGCTACAGCCCATCGTCTCCAGGATACAGTCCAACATCTCCAGGTTATAGCCCCACCTCTCCAGGATACAGTCCTACATCACCGGGTTACAGTCCCACTTCTCCAACATATAGCCCCAGCTCTCCTGGATATAGTCCTACTAGTCCTGCTTATTCTCCAACAAGTCCATCTTACTCTCCTACTTCTCCCAGTTACAGCCCCACATCCCCGAGCTATAGCCCTACATCTCCCACTTACAGTCCTACTTCTCCTAGCTACAGCCCCACTTCCCCCAGTTACAGTCCTACTTCACCTAGTTACAGTCCCACATCTCCAGTCTACAGTCCCACTTCTCCAGCCTATAGCCCAACCTCTCCCGCGTACAGCCCAACTTCACCATCATACAGCCCCACATCACCTTCCTACAGCCCCACATCACCTTCATATAGTCCAACTTCTCCTTCATACAGCCCCACGTCACCTGCTTATAGCCCCACTTCTCCTGGCTACAGCCCAACTTCCCCGAGTTATAGTCCCACCTCCCCAAGCTATAGCCCTACATCTCCAAGTTACAATCCTCCTTCGGCAAAGTACAGCCCTTCGCTTGCATATTCTCCAAGCAGTCCAAGGTTGTCACCATCCAGTCCTTACAGCCAGTCATCTCCAAATTACAG CCCAACTTCACCATCATATTCATCTACATCTCCATCATATTCCCCTCCAAGTCCAACATACAGTCCCACCAG CCCATACAATTCTGGTCCAGGCCCAGATTACAGTCCAAGTTCTCCTCAGTACAG TCCAAGTGCGGGCTATTCGCCAACTGCACCAGGTTACTCTCCATCTTCCACCAGTCAATACACTCCACAAATGAGCAACAAGGATGAGGAAAGTACTCGGTGA